One Tautonia marina genomic window, GCGGCCCGTCGGGCTCAGTGTACCAATAACCTCAAGCAGCTTGGTCTGGCCGTGGCCAACTACGAATCGGCCAACGGCGTCTATCCCGGGGCCTACCCCGGCAGCCGTTACCCGGCCCCCAACGAAAAACAAGATTCGGGATGGGGGGTCTGGAGCCCGCACATCATGCTGCTCCCCTTCCTGGAGCAGCAGGCAATCTACAACGCCTTCAACTTCTACACCACGGCCCAGGAAGACGAGGGGGCCATGTCCGGTCCCTTCCAGGGGACTGCCGCCACTCAGCGGATCAACGCCTTCCTTTGCCCCTCGTCGCCGCTTCCGGTGGGGAACTACTGGGGCTTCGGTTCCTATCCCGGGCCGAAGCGCTACCCGGGCAATAACTACTTCGCCTCGGTCGGGGCCAGCCTTGCGCCCTGGTCGACCGCCAGTCCCAACGGGCTGTTCATGATCATGAGTCACGGCTCGGCCTCGCCGATCGCCTCCCGAGACGTGCTCGACGGCACCAGCAACACGGTTGCCTTCAGCGAGTGGCGAACCGGAGACTTCATGTCCTCCAAGCTCTCGATCCAGGACGTCATCAACCTGCGGGCCAATCGACCCAGCGGGATCGGCGAATGGAATAATCCCAACAACAACATGCCGACCGGTGCCGGCGTGATCGACGATTTCCTCCAGGCCTGCGCCGGGGCCGCGCCGGCCACCATCGGGACGGGTGACAACAAGAGCGGCCTGGGTCGAAGCTGGCTGGAGGGTCAGCTCGGCTGGACGCTCGGTACCATGATGCTGGCGCCGAACCCCAACTTCCCGAACTGCAACATGCTGCCCTGGGGCGGCGATTTCGATGGCCCGGGCATGATCAACCCGAGCAGCTACCATCCGGGCGGGGCGAACGCCGCCTTTGCCGACGGATCGGTCCGCTTCCTCAAGAGCACCACCAATCGCGTGGTGATCTGGTCGATCGGATCCCGGAACGGTGGAGAAGTCATCTCCGCCGACTCCTTCTGATCTCCGCCATGACCGACGACCGGTGCGCGACGGCCGGGGCCTTGCCCCGGACGGTCGCGTTCCGGACGGTCGACCCGCCGCGAGGCTGACGGCCGATCCCGGAGCCCGGTCGACCCTCGCATCGGACCCCGCCTCATGACTCAAGAAGCCACCACCCATCCCACGGCCTTGCCTGAGCAACCCGCCTCGCCGAGGCATCGCCGCCGTCCCCTCCGCCTGGCTCTCATCCTGGTCACGGTCCTCGCGGTCCTCGCAGGTGGTCTCTGGTCGGCCAACCGGCTGCTCCGGAATCGCCAGGCGCGTCAACAGGACGAGGCCGCCATCCATCGTGGCCGAGTCTTCCTGGAGCAGGGGAACCCCGCTCTGGCCTTGCAGGCCGTCAATCGCGTGCCGGAGCAGAGCCCGGTCCTGGCCGAGGCGCTGACGGTCCGGGGGCTGGCGCTGGTCGCCCTGGATCGGATCGAGGAATCGCGCCTCACCCTGGAACACTCCCTGGAGATCGGCCCCGTTCAGCCGATGGCGGCCAAGGTGCTCGCGGCCATCTACTTCAGCCGGAGCGAATCGGACCGTGGCCTCGATTTGCTGACCCTGGCGGCCCAGGTCGACCCGGCCGACTTCCGACCCTGGTTCGCGATGGGAGACATCTACCAGCGACTCGGCAAGCCGGCCGAGGCCGCCGAGTCCTTCGCCGAGGCG contains:
- a CDS encoding DUF1559 domain-containing protein produces the protein MRNAVILGRRRSGFTLIELLVVIAIIGVLIALLLPAVQAAREAARRAQCTNNLKQLGLAVANYESANGVYPGAYPGSRYPAPNEKQDSGWGVWSPHIMLLPFLEQQAIYNAFNFYTTAQEDEGAMSGPFQGTAATQRINAFLCPSSPLPVGNYWGFGSYPGPKRYPGNNYFASVGASLAPWSTASPNGLFMIMSHGSASPIASRDVLDGTSNTVAFSEWRTGDFMSSKLSIQDVINLRANRPSGIGEWNNPNNNMPTGAGVIDDFLQACAGAAPATIGTGDNKSGLGRSWLEGQLGWTLGTMMLAPNPNFPNCNMLPWGGDFDGPGMINPSSYHPGGANAAFADGSVRFLKSTTNRVVIWSIGSRNGGEVISADSF